From one Anaerolineae bacterium genomic stretch:
- a CDS encoding metal-sulfur cluster assembly factor — MAEGRMPTVEEIRAVLKANVRDPEIMINVIDLGLVYDIRVDEAEKAAIIDMTLTSPGCPAGPQLIHDVRYYLHQAFPELDEIRVNVVWTPMWTPDMMSQEAKEELGFY, encoded by the coding sequence ATGGCAGAAGGGAGGATGCCCACCGTTGAGGAGATCCGAGCGGTCCTAAAGGCGAACGTCCGCGATCCCGAGATCATGATAAATGTGATTGATCTGGGGTTGGTGTACGACATCCGCGTGGATGAGGCCGAAAAGGCGGCTATCATTGACATGACGTTGACCAGCCCAGGCTGTCCAGCCGGGCCTCAACTGATCCACGATGTACGATATTATCTGCATCAGGCGTTCCCAGAGTTGGATGAGATTCGCGTCAATGTGGTCTGGACGCCAATGTGGACCCCGGATATGATGAGTCAGGAGGCAAAGGAAGAGCTGGGGTTTTACTAA
- a CDS encoding non-heme iron oxygenase ferredoxin subunit, which yields MAFVKVARLADLPPNGKLLVTVNGRSIALFHVEGTIYAVEDVCTHDGGPLVEGELDGYEIECPRHGARFDIRTGQARRLPAFEPIKTYAVKIEGDDVLIELD from the coding sequence ATGGCTTTCGTAAAAGTGGCACGATTAGCTGATCTGCCGCCGAACGGCAAGTTGCTCGTCACGGTGAATGGACGTTCCATCGCCTTGTTCCACGTGGAAGGCACGATTTACGCCGTAGAGGATGTGTGTACGCATGATGGCGGGCCATTAGTGGAAGGCGAGCTGGATGGCTACGAGATCGAGTGCCCGCGCCACGGCGCCCGCTTCGATATCCGCACGGGCCAGGCGCGCCGATTGCCGGCCTTCGAGCCGATCAAGACATACGCTGTGAAAATCGAAGGGGATGACGTCCTGATCGAACTGGATTGA
- a CDS encoding cysteine desulfurase, translating to MTTAATPQMVLDVAAIRADFPILDIRVHGKPLIYLDNAASSQKPRQVLEALDAQYRQFNANVHRGVHYLSEESTRRYEAARARVARFINARSDKEVIWTRNTTEAINLVAYSWGLTNLRPGDEVLVTEMEHHSNLVPWQIITTRTGARLRHLPVDDRGYLCLDRLSEFLTERTRLFAFTAMSNVLGTINPVAELVAAAHSVGALALVDAAQSVPHMPVDVQALNCDFLAFSGHKMCGPTGIGVLYGRQELLEEMPPFMGGGDMIREVHLDHARWNYLPWKFEAGTPAIAEAIGLGAAVDYLTGLGMERIQAHESMLVEYAMERLQAIEGLRILGPGPADRGGVIAFTLGDIHPHDIAALLDAEGIAIRAGHHCAQPLHERYGLVATARASFYLYNTPHEIDRLVEGLERVKEVFAL from the coding sequence ATGACCACAGCGGCAACCCCACAGATGGTCCTAGATGTAGCGGCCATTCGCGCTGACTTTCCCATCCTCGATATTCGCGTGCATGGCAAGCCGTTGATCTATTTGGACAACGCCGCCTCCTCGCAGAAGCCACGTCAGGTGCTAGAGGCGTTGGATGCCCAGTATCGCCAATTCAACGCCAATGTGCATCGGGGCGTCCACTATCTAAGCGAGGAGTCCACCCGCCGGTATGAGGCGGCACGGGCGCGTGTGGCGCGTTTCATCAACGCCCGCAGCGACAAGGAGGTCATCTGGACGCGCAACACCACCGAAGCTATCAACTTAGTGGCGTATAGCTGGGGGCTAACCAACCTGCGGCCGGGCGACGAGGTCCTGGTCACCGAGATGGAACATCACTCCAACCTGGTGCCGTGGCAGATCATCACCACCCGCACCGGCGCGCGGTTGCGTCATCTGCCGGTGGATGATCGCGGTTATCTGTGTTTGGACCGATTAAGCGAGTTTTTGACGGAGCGGACGCGGCTTTTCGCGTTCACAGCGATGTCGAATGTGCTGGGCACTATCAACCCCGTCGCCGAACTGGTGGCGGCGGCGCACAGCGTGGGCGCGTTGGCGTTGGTGGACGCCGCGCAGAGCGTGCCGCATATGCCGGTGGATGTGCAGGCTCTCAATTGCGACTTCCTGGCCTTCTCCGGGCACAAAATGTGCGGGCCGACGGGGATCGGCGTGCTATATGGCCGGCAGGAGTTGCTGGAGGAGATGCCACCGTTCATGGGAGGTGGCGATATGATCCGCGAGGTCCATTTAGATCACGCGCGTTGGAATTACCTACCCTGGAAGTTCGAGGCGGGCACGCCGGCCATTGCCGAGGCGATTGGGCTGGGCGCGGCGGTAGACTATCTCACTGGCCTGGGTATGGAGCGGATCCAGGCTCATGAGAGCATGTTGGTCGAGTATGCCATGGAACGCCTTCAGGCCATAGAGGGGCTGCGCATCCTGGGACCAGGGCCGGCCGACCGTGGCGGTGTGATCGCCTTTACCTTGGGGGACATCCATCCACATGATATTGCTGCGCTGCTCGACGCAGAGGGGATTGCCATTCGAGCCGGCCACCACTGCGCGCAGCCGCTGCATGAGCGATACGGCCTAGTAGCCACCGCACGCGCCAGCTTCTACCTTTACAACACCCCGCACGAGATCGACCGCCTGGTCGAAGGTCTGGAACGGGTGAAAGAGGTCTTCGCACTGTAA
- a CDS encoding SUF system NifU family Fe-S cluster assembly protein: protein MDDLYREEILEHYRHPLNFGRLENPDITYHDSNPFCGDEITLDLRVQDGRIADVRFTGKGCAISRASASMMTEAIKGRTLEELKQWSRREILDLLGIEVGPVRLKCALLPLKALKAGLWGLSEWPGEKE, encoded by the coding sequence ATGGACGATTTATACCGTGAAGAGATCTTAGAACATTATCGCCATCCGCTGAACTTCGGACGGCTGGAAAACCCTGATATCACCTATCATGACTCGAATCCGTTTTGTGGAGATGAGATCACCCTGGACCTGCGCGTGCAAGATGGCCGGATCGCCGATGTGCGCTTCACCGGCAAGGGGTGTGCCATCAGCCGGGCCTCTGCTAGTATGATGACCGAGGCTATCAAAGGGCGCACCCTGGAGGAGCTTAAGCAGTGGTCCAGGCGTGAGATCCTGGATCTGTTGGGGATTGAAGTGGGGCCAGTACGGCTGAAGTGTGCCCTTCTGCCGCTAAAGGCCCTCAAAGCTGGCCTCTGGGGGCTTTCCGAGTGGCCAGGCGAGAAAGAGTGA